From one Anabas testudineus chromosome 18, fAnaTes1.2, whole genome shotgun sequence genomic stretch:
- the stk26 gene encoding serine/threonine-protein kinase 26 isoform X2 — MDVPGMQSTQLDPEELFTKLDRIGKGSFGEVFKGIDNRSQSVVAIKTIDLEEAEDEIEDIQQEITVLSQCDSPYITKYYGSYLKGSKLWIIMEYLGGGSALDLLRAGPFDESQIATMLKEILKGLDYLHSEKKIHRDIKAANVLLSEHGQVKLADFGVAGQLTDTQIKRETFVGTPFWMAPEVIQQSAYDSKADIWSLGITAIELAKGEPPNSDMHPMRVLFHIPKSPPPTLTGDFSKSFKEFTEACLNKDPTFRPTAKELLKHKFIVKHCKKTSYLSELIDRYRRWREEGHSDSSSEDSDGESSNKENSESPEWSFTTVRKKKTEGRKVLNGTGQDQLSKSASLTTVISPVFTELKQQHKEHSEQRLAIEELERNIRLAEEVCPGITDRMVTHIIARFTTN, encoded by the exons AGTACTCAGCTTGATCCAGAGGAGTTATTCACCAAATTGGATCGGATTGGAAAGGGATCTTTTGgagag GTGTTTAAAGGGATCGATAATCGCAGTCAGAGTGTTGTTGCCATAAAGACCATTGATCTAGAGGAAGCGGAGGATGAGATTGAGGACATCCAGCAGGAGATCACAGTTCTCAGTCAGTGTGACAGTCCCTACATTACCAAGTACTACGGCTCCTACCTGAAG GGCAGTAAACTATGGATCATCATGGAATACCTTGGTGGGGGTTCAGCGCTCGACTTA CTGCGGGCGGGTCCGTTTGACGAGTCTCAGATTGCCACAATGCTCAAGGAGATCCTAAAGGGGCTCGACtacctgcactctgagaagaAGATCCACAGAGACATCAAGG CTGCAAACGTCCTGCTGTCGGAGCATGGTCAGGTGAAGCTGGCGGATTTCGGAGTGGCAGGTCAGCTGACGGACACACAGATCAAGAGGGAGACCTTTGTGGGAACGCCATTCTGGATGGCTCCAGAAGTCATCCAGCAGTCTGCCTATGACTCCAAG GCTGACATTTGGTCCCTGGGCATCACCGCCATTGAGCTCGCCAAGGGTGAACCTCCGAATTCGGACATGCATCCGATGCGAGTGCTGTTCCACATTCCCAAATCTCCTCCTCCAACGCTGACTGGAGATTTTTCTAAGAGTTTCAAAGAGTTCACTGAAGCCTGCCTCAACAAGGACCCTACCTTT CGTCCCACAGCGAAGGAGCTCCTTAAACACAAGTTCATCGTCAAACACTGTAAGAAGACGTCCTACCTCAGTGAGTTGATTGACAGGTACAGGAGGTGGCGGGAGGAGGGGCATAGCGACAGCAGCTCTGAAGACTCTGACGG TGAATCCAGTAATAAGGAGAACAGTGAGTCTCCTGAGTGGTCCTTTACCACAGTCCGTAAGAAGAAGACCGAGGGCAGGAAGGTCCTCAATGGAACG GGTCAGGATCAGCTTAGTAAATCTGCAAGTCTGACCACAGTCATCTCTCCTGTCTTCACTGAG ctgaaacagcagcacaaggAGCACTCTGAGCAACGATTGGCTATTGAGGAGCTGGAACGCAACATCAGATTGGCTGAAGAGGTCTGTCCAGGTATCACGGACAGGATGGTCACACATATTATTGCCAG GTTCACCACCAACTGA
- the stk26 gene encoding serine/threonine-protein kinase 26 isoform X1 — protein MDVPGMQSTQLDPEELFTKLDRIGKGSFGEVFKGIDNRSQSVVAIKTIDLEEAEDEIEDIQQEITVLSQCDSPYITKYYGSYLKGSKLWIIMEYLGGGSALDLLRAGPFDESQIATMLKEILKGLDYLHSEKKIHRDIKAANVLLSEHGQVKLADFGVAGQLTDTQIKRETFVGTPFWMAPEVIQQSAYDSKADIWSLGITAIELAKGEPPNSDMHPMRVLFHIPKSPPPTLTGDFSKSFKEFTEACLNKDPTFRPTAKELLKHKFIVKHCKKTSYLSELIDRYRRWREEGHSDSSSEDSDGESSNKENSESPEWSFTTVRKKKTEGRKVLNGTGQDQLSKSASLTTVISPVFTELKQQHKEHSEQRLAIEELERNIRLAEEVCPGITDRMVTHIIARYQKFTTN, from the exons AGTACTCAGCTTGATCCAGAGGAGTTATTCACCAAATTGGATCGGATTGGAAAGGGATCTTTTGgagag GTGTTTAAAGGGATCGATAATCGCAGTCAGAGTGTTGTTGCCATAAAGACCATTGATCTAGAGGAAGCGGAGGATGAGATTGAGGACATCCAGCAGGAGATCACAGTTCTCAGTCAGTGTGACAGTCCCTACATTACCAAGTACTACGGCTCCTACCTGAAG GGCAGTAAACTATGGATCATCATGGAATACCTTGGTGGGGGTTCAGCGCTCGACTTA CTGCGGGCGGGTCCGTTTGACGAGTCTCAGATTGCCACAATGCTCAAGGAGATCCTAAAGGGGCTCGACtacctgcactctgagaagaAGATCCACAGAGACATCAAGG CTGCAAACGTCCTGCTGTCGGAGCATGGTCAGGTGAAGCTGGCGGATTTCGGAGTGGCAGGTCAGCTGACGGACACACAGATCAAGAGGGAGACCTTTGTGGGAACGCCATTCTGGATGGCTCCAGAAGTCATCCAGCAGTCTGCCTATGACTCCAAG GCTGACATTTGGTCCCTGGGCATCACCGCCATTGAGCTCGCCAAGGGTGAACCTCCGAATTCGGACATGCATCCGATGCGAGTGCTGTTCCACATTCCCAAATCTCCTCCTCCAACGCTGACTGGAGATTTTTCTAAGAGTTTCAAAGAGTTCACTGAAGCCTGCCTCAACAAGGACCCTACCTTT CGTCCCACAGCGAAGGAGCTCCTTAAACACAAGTTCATCGTCAAACACTGTAAGAAGACGTCCTACCTCAGTGAGTTGATTGACAGGTACAGGAGGTGGCGGGAGGAGGGGCATAGCGACAGCAGCTCTGAAGACTCTGACGG TGAATCCAGTAATAAGGAGAACAGTGAGTCTCCTGAGTGGTCCTTTACCACAGTCCGTAAGAAGAAGACCGAGGGCAGGAAGGTCCTCAATGGAACG GGTCAGGATCAGCTTAGTAAATCTGCAAGTCTGACCACAGTCATCTCTCCTGTCTTCACTGAG ctgaaacagcagcacaaggAGCACTCTGAGCAACGATTGGCTATTGAGGAGCTGGAACGCAACATCAGATTGGCTGAAGAGGTCTGTCCAGGTATCACGGACAGGATGGTCACACATATTATTGCCAGGTACCAGAA GTTCACCACCAACTGA
- the LOC113157633 gene encoding FERM domain-containing protein 7, with product MGDRHRRTGSLTTKSRVSKETKLRLRVVFLDDSERTFEVEQKVLGGDFFNKVCGHLKLLEKEYFGLEFRHHGGNYVWLELLKPLAKQIKYTNDLFFRFIVKFFPPDPGQLKRGLTRYLFALQIKQDLSNGSLTCNDNSAALLVSHILQSELGDYDEELDCQHLEMKQYVPNQEYLDHKIIKLHKKHRGTSPAHSDIQLLEVARKLDMYGIRPHPAHDGEGMRINLAVTHSGVLVFQGNTKINTFSWAKIRKLSFKRKHFLIKLHDQVGPSCKDTLEFSMASRDVCKSFWKMCVEYHAFFRLAEEPKAIRKTLLSCKGSSFRYSGRTQKQLLECMGSGEKKPSHFERTYCQSDFDPRQCRSSPDLLTDVSKQLYQHSHLLAHSGRALAVHSQDELDPHHRGVDDIEIERGGAKRSQSSVEVTQRYHPLSQTSSHSPPRHQSTPSPKMRSASTSVMEDMRGMRIGAHRQAQRLAGVYGNRSRRRPNPQPHPDNAQQLILLYPNSPAYQYHPVLPTFPLAGSSPLNRHPYLTDYVAVSSLERIPPARRRDYVTVDGLSQPSFYPLSHDSPSHSPIRRNFRPSGSGGLGLARVYQPGSNGARFFGVGRTEAGHYSDDSNFLPGLPRRVASQPDVKFHLSRTSNPAFNPASEFRPLGYYPHLTRPSRPTYLPLNSSPLPERPTSLCMIGGATGSYSDSDPEVFYPYYCPPPPVGKVVRSTGLARMRFSSGSLQLDEEDEGEEEEDEDAKEKTKKEYKGKEEKKEQTDQGDKAKEPAKITEVTL from the exons CAAAAGGTTTTAGGCGGCGACTTCTTCAACAAAGTGTGTGGCCATCTGAAACTGCTGGAGAAAGAGTATTTTGGGCTGGAGTTTAGACACCATGGCGGCAACTAT GTATGGTTGGAGCTGCTGAAGCCGCTGGCCAAGCAGATCAAAT ACACCAACGATCTGTTCTTCAGGTTTATAGTTAAATTCTTCCCACCAGACCCAGGTCAACTTAAGAGAGGCCTCACCAG atatcTTTTTGCCTTACAGATAAAACAGGACTTGTCTAATGGCAGTCTGACCTGTAATGACAACAGTGCCGCCCTGCTGGTCTCTCACATACTGCAGT cagAGCTAGGGGACTATGATGAGGAGCTGGACTGTCAGCATTTAGAGATGAAGCAGTATGTCCCCAACCAGGAATATTTGGACCACAAGATCATCAAGCTCCACAAGAAACACAG AGGTACATCTCCAGCACACTCGGACATCCAACTGCTGGAGGTGGCGAGGAAGTTGGACATGTACGGCATCAGGCCTCACCCAGCCCACGATGGAGAGGGAATGAGGATCAACCTGGCTGTCACACACTCTGGAGTACTGGTCTTTCAG GGGAACACCAAAATCAACACATTTAGCTGGGCGAAAATCCGGAAATTGAGCTTCAAACGTAAACATTTCCTCATTAAACTACACGACCAAGTTGGG CCGTCATGTAAGGACACCCTGGAGTTCTCCATGGCTAGTCGTGATGTCTGTAAGTCGTTCTGGAAGATGTGTGTAGAGTACCATGCTTTCTTCAGACTGGCTGAGGAACCAAAGGCAATACGCAAAACACTGCTGTCCTGTAAGGGCTCCAGCTTTAGATACAG TGGACggacacagaaacagctttTGGAGTGTATGGGATCAGGGGAGAAGAAGCCTTCTCACTTTGAGAG GACTTACTGTCAGTCAGACTTTGATCCCAGACAGTGCAGATCATCCCCTGATCTCCTCACAGATGTCTCCAaacaa CTGTACCAACATTCTCATCTGCTCGCTCATTCGGGTCGTGCCCTGGCGGTCCACAGTCAGGATGAGTTGGACCCACATCATCGAGGTGTAGACGACATTGAAATTGAGCGGGGAGGAGCCAAACGGAGCCAGTCATCTGTTGAGGTCACCCAGAGGTACCACCCTCTATCTCAAACCTCTTCCCACTCTCCTCCCCGCCACCAATCAACTCCATCACCAAAGATGAGATCAGCTTCAACATCTGTGATGGAGGACATGAGGGGCATGCGCATTGGGGCGCACCGTCAAGCCCAAAGGCTAGCTGGTGTTTATGGCAATCGGTCACGACGTCGGCCCAATCCACAGCCACACCCAGATAATGCTCAGCAATTGATTCTTCTCTACCCAAACAGTCCCGCCTACCAGTATCACCCTGTCCTCCCAACATTTCCATTAGCGGGTTCCTCGCCACTTAACAGACACCCCTACTTGACAGACTATGTTGCTGTTTCCTCGCTGGAGCGCATCCCACCTGCAAGGAGGCGAGATTATGTGACAGTGGATGGTCTATCACAGCCATCCTTCTATCCATTAAGTCATGATTCACCGTCTCATTCACCAATCAGGAGAAACTTCCGCCCCTCTGGATCAGGTGGGCTGGGATTGGCCAGGGTTTATCAGCCAGGAAGCAATGGAGCACGGTTCTTTGGTGTTGGACGGACAGAAGCAGGGCATTACAGTGATGATTCCAACTTCCTCCCAGGGCTACCTCGTCGTGTTGCCAGCCAACCAGATGTCAAGTTCCACCTCTCAAGGACTTCAAACCCTGCCTTTAATCCCGCTTCTGAGTTTCGGCCCCTTGGTTACTACCCCCACCTGACACGCCCGTCCAGACCCACCTACCTCCCTTTAAATTCCTCCCCTCTGCCTGAGCGTCCCACTTCACTTTGCATGATCGGAGGTGCCACGGGAAGCTACAGTGACTCAGACCCGGAGGTTTTTTACCCGTATTACTGCCCACCACCTCCAGTGGGGAAGGTGGTACGGTCTACCGGACTTGCCAGAATGAGATTTTCTTCTGGGAGCCTCCAGCTTGACGAGGAGgacgagggagaggaggaagaggatgaagatgcaaaggagaaaacaaaaaaggagtATAAGGgtaaagaggagaagaaagaacaaacagaccAAGGAGATAAAGCAAAAGAGCCTGCAAAGATTACAGAGGTCACATTGTAG